In one Solanum dulcamara chromosome 1, daSolDulc1.2, whole genome shotgun sequence genomic region, the following are encoded:
- the LOC129883754 gene encoding chaperone protein dnaJ 49: MEGNKDEALRCIGIAKEAIASGNKQRALKFIRIARRLNSDLSVEDLLASCENLESSPSESSSEVRNVENMKNGTSRVKSDEVSDGERNYTEEHVQLIRQIKTKKDYYAILGLEKGCSVEEIRKSYRKLSLKVHPDKNKAPGSEEAFKKVSKAFKCLSDDDSRRQYDQTGLAEDFEYNQQHNVRRRRRTGHSYYDDDFDPDEIFRAFFGRSDMFRTAHVYRTRTNAAPQREDLGSTGPNLLLLLQLLPFLIIILLAYLPFSEPDYSLQKNYQYQFRRMTEEHGVEYFVKSHEFDQKYPLGSSDRDNIEDHVIRDYKNMLGRYCHIELQRQQWNRKYPTPHCDRLQTFGVA, encoded by the coding sequence ATGGAAGGTAACAAGGATGAGGCTTTAAGATGCATTGGTATTGCCAAGGAGGCAATTGCATCTGGCAATAAGCAGAGAGCACTTAAGTTTATCAGAATTGCACGGCGCCTTAACAGTGATCTATCTGTGGAAGATCTTTTGGCTTCTTGTGAAAATCTGGAGTCATCGCCTTCCGAGTCCTCAAGTGAGGTTCGAAACgttgaaaatatgaaaaatggCACGAGTCGTGTCAAGTCTGATGAGGTATCCGATGGGGAGAGGAACTATACAGAAGAACATGTGCAGTTGATTAGGCAAATTAAGACTAAGAAGGACTATTATGCGATTCTTGGTCTAGAGAAGGGTTGTTCAGTTGAGGAGATTAGGAAGTCATACAGGAAATTGTCATTGAAAGTTCATCCCGACAAAAATAAGGCTCCAGGCTCTGAAGAGGCGTTTAAGAAAGTATCCAAGGCATTTAAGTGTTTGAGTGATGATGATTCGAGGAGGCAGTACGACCAGACAGGTTTGGCTGAGGATTTCGAGTATAATCAGCAGCATAATGTTAGGCGCAGGAGGAGAACTGGGCACAGCtattatgatgatgattttgatcCTGATGAGATTTTCAGGGCATTTTTTGGTCGTTCCGATATGTTTAGGACAGCTCATGTTTACAGGACAAGAACAAATGCTGCTCCCCAGAGAGAGGATTTAGGTTCCACTGGGCCCAACTTACTTCTCCTCCTTCAGTTATTACCATTTTTGATTATCATCTTACTTGCTTATCTTCCTTTCTCGGAGCCTGATTATTCTTTGCAGAAGAACTACCAATATCAGTTTAGGAGGATGACTGAAGAACATGGAGTAGAATATTTTGTTAAATCACATGAATTTGATCAGAAGTATCCTCTTGGTAGTTCTGATCGAGATAACATTGAAGACCATGTCATTAGGgattacaaaaacatgcttgGTCGTTACTGTCATATAGAACTCCAGCGGCAACAATGGAACAGGAAGTACCCAACTCCTCACTGTGACAGGCTTCAAACTTTTGGAGTAGCATGA
- the LOC129890897 gene encoding uncharacterized protein LOC129890897 codes for MNMIDDQHRGPPHAALLAVVVIAVMIVPSLIGENGEAITEFISELLTPIGLLLLPIILLLTIQFLSSDSGSFVSSIFSSGEPNSIHRASGSPVGVALVLLLVLFLLYNPFSIFGGGGDDED; via the coding sequence ATGAACATGATCGACGATCAACACCGTGGACCACCACACGCGGCCTTATTAGCGGTGGTGGTGATAGCAGTGATGATCGTTCCGTCATTAATCGGTGAAAATGGCGAAGCGATAACTGAATTCATCTCAGAACTTCTTACCCCAATTGGATTGCTCCTTTTGCCTATAATTTTACTTCTCACAATTCAATTTCTCTCATCTGACAGTGGCTCATTCGTTTCTAGTATTTTTTCGAGTGGTGAGCCAAATTCTATTCATCGTGCTAGTGGTTCCCCTGTTGGTgttgctcttgttcttctccTTGTTCTGTTTCTTCTGTATAATCCATTTTCGATctttggtggtggtggtgatgatGAAGATTGA
- the LOC129883744 gene encoding uncharacterized protein LOC129883744, with amino-acid sequence MSAYDNVVGGKLKLKGKALDVKAAGMKKKKKKEKKDYDQISQVTENELSTDGGSGSIDDSTKEETTDATKSVGEENAGRWDDNLTPAERRYIEQRERIDMHKMAKTANKSHRDRIEDFNQYLANMSEHYDIPKVGPG; translated from the exons ATGTCTGCCTATGATAATGTGGTTGGCGGGAAGTTGAAACTAAAGGGAAAGGCATTGGATGTAAAAGCTGCTggaatgaagaaaaagaaaaagaaagaaaagaaggattaTGATCAAATCTCCCAGGTTACAGAAAACGAGCTTTCAACTG ATGGTGGTAGTGGATCCATAGATGATTCTACCAAGGAAGAGACCACAGATGCAACTAAATCTGTTGGTGAAGAAAATGCCGGTCGCTGGGATGATAATCTAACCCCTGCAGAGAGGCGCTACATAGAACAAAGAGAGAGGATCGACATGCATAAGATGGCCAAGACTGCTAATAAATCACATCGCGACCGAATCGAAGATTTCAATCAGTACTTGGCAAACATGAGTGAGCACTATGACATTCCTAAAGTTGGCCCAGGCTGA
- the LOC129883735 gene encoding UDP-glucuronic acid decarboxylase 4-like: protein MRSDDNHEVIHKNYIKKHSMMKRFSFRNSIQYVLEKQRFVCLLIGIAMSIAIFSVFSISSPILNSDFETINIQDTFISSNPIPRRIAYELVDETDHVNAGGKVPLGLKGKSKRILVTGGAGFVGSHLVDRLMARGDSVIVVDNFFTGNKENLLHHFKNPRFELIRHDVVEPILLEVDQIYHLACPASPVHYKFNPIKTIKTNVMGTMNMLGLAKRVGARFLITSTSEVYGDPLQHPQAETYWGNVNPIGVRSCYDEGKRTAETLTMDYHRGLNIEVRIARIFNTYGPRMCIDDGRVVSNFVAQALRKEPMTVYGDGKQTRSFQFVSDLVEGLMRLMEGDHVGPFNLGNPGEFTMLELAKVVQETIDPNAKIEFRPNTEDDPHKRKPDITKAKQLLGWEPAVSLRQGLPMMVDDFRQRIFGDDKQDSGNLLTI from the exons ATGAGATCTGATGATAATCATGAGGTGATTCATAAAAATTACATTAAAAAACACAGCATGATGAAGAGATTTTCATTTAGAAATTCAATTCAATATGTGCTTGAAAAACAAAGATTTGTGTGTCTTTTAATTGGAATTGCTATGTCCATTGCCATTTTCTCAGTGTTTTCTATTTCTTCTCCAATATTAAATTCCGATTTCGAGACAATTAATATTCAAGATACGTTCATATCAAGTAATCCGATTCCTCGAAGAATTGCGTACGAGTTGGTTGATGAAACCGATCATGTTAATGCAG gtgGAAAGGTTCCATTGGGATTGAAGGGGAAGAGTAAGAGAATATTAGTGACAGGAGGAGCAGGATTTGTTGGGAGCCATTTGGTGGATAGATTAATGGCAAGAGGAGATagtgttattgttgttgataatttttttacagGTAATAAAGAGAATTTGTTGCACCATTTCAAGAACCCAAGATTTGAACTCATTCGACACGACGTCGTTGAGCCAATTTTGTTAGAAGTTGATCAGATTTATCATCTAGCTTGCCCTGCTTCTCCTGTTCATTACAAGTTTAATCCAATCAAAACCATC AAAACAAATGTGATGGGAACAATGAACATGTTGGGATTAGCAAAAAGAGTGGGAGCTAGATTTCTTATTACTAGCACAAGTGAAGTTTATGGTGATCCATTGCAACATCCTCAGGCTGAGACTTATTGGGGCAATGTTAATCCCATTG GTGTCAGGAGTTGTTATGATGAAGGAAAACGTACAGCTGAAACATTGACCATGGACTACCATAGAGGACTTAACATTGAG GTTAGGATTGCTAGGATTTTCAACACATATGGACCACGTATGTGTATAGATGATGGTCGTGTTGTTAGCAATTTTGTTGCACAG gCTTTAAGAAAGGAGCCAATGACAGTTTATGGAGATGGAAAACAAACCAGGAGCTTCCAATTTGTCTCTGATTTG GTTGAAGGTTTGATGAGGTTGATGGAAGGAGATCATGTAGGTCCTTTCAATCTTGGGAATCCTGGTGAATTCACCATGCTTGAACTAGCTAAG GTGGTGCAAGAAACAATAGATCCAAATGCAAAAATAGAATTTAGGCCAAACACAGAAGATGATCCACACAAGAGAAAGCCAGACATTACAAAAGCAAAACAACTTCTAGGATGGGAGCCAGCAGTTTCCCTCCGGCAAGGACTTCCGATGATGGTTGACGACTTCCGGCAACGTATTTTCGGCGACGACAAGCAAGATTCCGGCAACCTATTAACCATATAA